In Rhodothermus marinus DSM 4252, a single genomic region encodes these proteins:
- a CDS encoding energy transducer TonB, whose protein sequence is MRRGPTDSLLLRSRLSERLEARERAYSLRVLIGLAFALSLCLLLTRLPWYPKPRPIGWQLVEEDRRLALLATQLEARAREDAGVPITRFAPPEPEEKKEGRDTSELKALQLRRRLEPPARLLAREVIFENPEQPPQIIGGLGAYYIHIEYPEEAIRAGIEGRLVLRFVVETDGRPSNIRVIQPLHPLLDSAAVAALRRVRFIPGKQNGQPVRVRMQLPVRFRLLSSPVQANNDNGSGR, encoded by the coding sequence ATGCGGCGTGGGCCAACAGACTCGCTGCTTCTCCGGAGCCGACTCTCCGAGCGGCTGGAAGCGCGGGAGCGTGCCTATTCGCTTCGTGTTCTGATCGGTCTTGCTTTTGCGCTGTCGCTGTGCCTGCTGTTGACTCGCCTGCCCTGGTATCCGAAACCGCGGCCTATCGGGTGGCAGCTGGTCGAAGAAGATCGACGCCTGGCGTTGCTGGCCACGCAGCTCGAAGCCCGCGCCCGAGAAGACGCTGGCGTTCCCATCACGCGCTTCGCGCCTCCCGAGCCTGAAGAGAAAAAGGAAGGTCGCGATACGTCCGAGCTGAAGGCGCTCCAGCTGCGCAGGCGCCTGGAGCCTCCGGCCCGCCTGCTGGCGCGCGAGGTCATTTTTGAGAATCCCGAACAGCCGCCCCAGATCATCGGCGGCCTGGGTGCCTACTACATCCACATCGAGTATCCTGAAGAAGCCATCCGGGCCGGCATCGAAGGGCGGCTGGTGCTGCGTTTCGTGGTGGAGACCGACGGGCGACCCTCCAACATCCGGGTAATCCAGCCACTGCACCCGCTGCTGGACTCGGCGGCGGTGGCAGCACTGCGTCGGGTACGGTTCATTCCCGGCAAACAGAACGGCCAGCCGGTGCGCGTCCGCATGCAACTACCTGTGCGGTTTCGTCTGCTTTCCAGTCCCGTTCAGGCCAACAACGACAACGGAAGCGGGCGGTAA
- a CDS encoding NUDIX hydrolase, with amino-acid sequence MKRWQILKQEYLLRRWWMNLRVDRVRLPSGEEIEEFHVIEYPDWVCVLCMTEDEQLVMVEQYRHGLGVVSLELPAGGIEPGEDPLEAARRELLEETGYAAEVWEPLGRCAPEPSKHTNLAHIFVARGARQVAAPRLDPGEDMEVRLIRPVEALRLADEGRIVHGIHAAALFWAHFRGILPDGHANRAA; translated from the coding sequence ATGAAGCGCTGGCAAATTCTCAAGCAGGAGTATCTGCTCCGCCGCTGGTGGATGAACCTCCGGGTCGATCGCGTGCGGCTGCCCAGTGGGGAAGAGATCGAGGAGTTTCACGTGATCGAGTATCCCGACTGGGTGTGCGTGTTGTGTATGACGGAGGACGAGCAACTCGTGATGGTGGAGCAGTACCGGCACGGGCTGGGTGTGGTAAGCCTGGAGTTGCCGGCCGGGGGCATCGAGCCGGGGGAAGATCCGCTGGAGGCGGCCCGGCGTGAGCTGCTGGAAGAAACCGGCTATGCGGCGGAGGTCTGGGAGCCGCTGGGGCGCTGCGCCCCGGAGCCCAGCAAACACACGAACCTGGCGCATATCTTTGTGGCGCGCGGGGCGCGACAGGTAGCGGCGCCGCGGCTGGACCCGGGCGAAGACATGGAGGTACGCCTGATCCGTCCCGTCGAAGCGCTGCGGCTGGCCGACGAAGGCCGGATCGTGCACGGCATCCACGCGGCCGCGCTGTTCTGGGCGCACTTCCGCGGCATTCTACCCGACGGACATGCGAACCGGGCGGCCTGA
- a CDS encoding NAD(P)/FAD-dependent oxidoreductase, translating to MTRSFWQRRHQAAERVADIAIVGGGVVGCATAFWLHRLRPQLRLILLEAGALADGASGRNAGFILPGASADFLKDCSRYGETRARRLWQFTRENRTLLVRELDPTAFDWEDSGALIVAGSAEEEKRLQEAVSWLRSDGAPAIFLSAAEINRRLRARGYRGGLYLPEGGCLDPVALVRYLADRSEALVLTHHPVLALEPCGDGVRLETPYGSVRAGQVLLALNAYLPRLLPETAAYVRPVRAQMLATEPAGRRWVPCPVYSHDGFFYLRQLADGTLLLGGARHLHLEEEVGYEDATTEALQADLERYLHAYFPQTEGLRIQCRWSGTMGFSPDGLPVVDQVPGLEGSYWAAGFTGHGMGYGFRMGRLLAELLLGYTPDGYDLFARSHRSAFALERFG from the coding sequence GTGACGCGATCTTTCTGGCAACGGCGACATCAGGCGGCCGAACGTGTGGCCGACATCGCGATCGTCGGCGGCGGCGTGGTCGGATGCGCCACGGCCTTCTGGTTGCACCGGCTGCGGCCGCAGCTGCGGCTGATCTTGCTGGAGGCCGGGGCGCTGGCCGACGGCGCCAGCGGGCGCAATGCGGGCTTTATTCTGCCCGGCGCCTCGGCCGACTTCCTGAAAGATTGTAGCCGCTATGGCGAGACCCGAGCACGTCGTCTCTGGCAGTTCACCCGGGAAAATCGCACACTGCTGGTGCGTGAGCTGGACCCGACGGCCTTCGACTGGGAGGACAGCGGAGCGCTGATCGTGGCCGGCTCCGCCGAAGAGGAGAAGCGGCTGCAGGAGGCCGTCTCGTGGCTTCGGAGCGACGGGGCCCCTGCGATTTTTCTATCCGCCGCCGAAATCAATCGGCGTCTTCGCGCTCGCGGCTATCGGGGTGGCTTGTACCTGCCCGAGGGGGGCTGTCTGGATCCGGTGGCGCTGGTCCGCTACCTGGCCGACCGGAGCGAAGCGCTCGTGCTTACGCATCACCCCGTACTGGCACTGGAGCCCTGCGGCGATGGCGTGCGTCTGGAGACGCCCTACGGCTCGGTGCGGGCCGGGCAGGTGCTGCTGGCCCTGAACGCCTACCTGCCGCGACTCCTGCCGGAGACGGCCGCCTACGTGCGGCCCGTACGGGCGCAGATGCTGGCCACCGAGCCGGCCGGCCGCCGCTGGGTGCCGTGTCCGGTCTATTCGCACGACGGCTTCTTTTACCTGCGTCAGCTCGCCGACGGCACCCTGCTGCTGGGCGGCGCCCGACACCTGCACCTGGAAGAAGAGGTGGGCTACGAGGACGCCACCACCGAGGCGCTGCAGGCCGACCTGGAACGCTACCTGCACGCCTACTTTCCTCAGACCGAAGGGCTCCGGATCCAATGTCGCTGGAGCGGCACGATGGGCTTTTCGCCGGACGGCCTGCCCGTCGTCGATCAGGTGCCGGGCCTGGAGGGCAGCTACTGGGCGGCCGGATTCACCGGGCACGGCATGGGCTATGGCTTTCGCATGGGACGCCTGCTGGCCGAACTCCTGCTGGGATACACCCCCGATGGCTACGATCTCTTTGCCCGAAGTCACCGTTCCGCTTTCGCACTGGAGCGCTTCGGGTGA
- a CDS encoding amidohydrolase family protein, with the protein MRVRLTLLIALIPLALYGQEQPLVFRGARLYPISQPPIERGVLVVQHGKIVAVGSEGEVSIPEQAIVYDVTGKVIMPGLVDTHSHIGRVEGGDRSAPMHPAVRTLDAIDVRHSSVQRARAGGITTVNVMSGSGHLLSGQTVYLKLRKGNTIEDLLYCRDPLAEVCGGLKMANGTNPQGDPPFPGTRAKAAALVRQQFLKALAYRRKIEQAKGDPEKMPERDLDMEALLEVLDGRRIVHFHTHRHDDILTVLRFKREFGFRVVLHHVSEAWKVADEIAAAGVPCSIIILDAPGGKLEAAEIRMENGAVLEKAGVDVAIHTDDLITDSRWFLRSAALAVRAGMSPEKALEALTLAGARMLDLADRIGSLDPGKDADFIILSGDPFSIYTHVEQTWVEGQKVFDRADPEDRRYAVGGTGVFDDGDTFVHEAH; encoded by the coding sequence ATGCGGGTTCGTCTCACATTGCTGATCGCGCTCATTCCGCTGGCGCTGTACGGGCAGGAGCAGCCCCTGGTCTTTCGGGGCGCGCGGCTTTATCCGATCAGCCAGCCGCCCATTGAACGGGGCGTGCTGGTGGTGCAGCATGGCAAGATCGTGGCGGTGGGGTCGGAAGGCGAGGTATCGATTCCCGAGCAGGCCATCGTCTACGACGTGACGGGCAAGGTGATCATGCCGGGGCTGGTCGATACGCACTCGCACATCGGACGCGTGGAGGGAGGCGACCGCTCGGCGCCCATGCATCCGGCCGTCCGCACGCTGGATGCCATCGACGTGCGGCATAGCTCGGTGCAGCGGGCGCGGGCCGGAGGCATCACCACCGTCAACGTGATGTCGGGCTCCGGGCATCTGCTCAGCGGCCAGACCGTCTACCTAAAGCTCCGAAAAGGCAATACCATTGAGGACCTGCTCTACTGCAGGGATCCGTTGGCGGAGGTCTGCGGCGGCCTGAAGATGGCCAACGGCACGAATCCGCAGGGCGATCCGCCGTTTCCGGGCACACGGGCCAAAGCAGCCGCGCTGGTCCGCCAGCAATTTCTGAAGGCACTGGCCTACCGGCGCAAGATCGAGCAGGCGAAGGGCGATCCCGAAAAGATGCCGGAGCGTGACCTGGACATGGAAGCGCTGCTGGAGGTGCTCGACGGCCGCCGCATTGTGCATTTCCACACGCATCGGCACGACGACATCCTGACCGTTTTGCGGTTCAAGCGGGAGTTCGGCTTCCGGGTCGTGCTGCACCATGTGAGCGAGGCCTGGAAGGTGGCCGACGAGATCGCCGCGGCCGGCGTGCCCTGCTCGATCATCATCCTGGATGCGCCAGGCGGCAAGCTGGAGGCCGCCGAAATTCGCATGGAAAACGGGGCCGTGCTGGAGAAAGCGGGCGTCGATGTGGCCATTCACACGGACGACCTGATCACGGATTCGCGCTGGTTTCTGCGTTCGGCTGCGCTGGCCGTGCGGGCCGGCATGTCGCCCGAAAAAGCGCTGGAGGCGCTCACGCTGGCGGGCGCCCGCATGCTGGACCTGGCCGACCGGATCGGGTCGCTGGATCCCGGCAAGGACGCCGATTTCATCATCCTGTCGGGCGATCCTTTCAGCATCTACACGCACGTGGAGCAGACCTGGGTGGAAGGACAAAAGGTGTTCGACCGGGCCGATCCGGAAGACCGCAGGTATGCGGTCGGCGGAACCGGTGTGTTCGATGATGGCGATACGTTCGTCCATGAAGCGCACTGA
- a CDS encoding MDR family oxidoreductase has translation MRALVLYNENGTIQPRIETLPEDRLPEGDLLLEVHYSSLNYKDALAVTGRGKIIRGEYPFVPGIDLVGTVLESENPDIKPGQTVIVTGWGIGETHWGGYATRARVRSEWVVPLPRRLTPLEAMAIGTAGFTAMLSVMALEEHGLIPDQGEVVVTGASGGVGSLAVAILAHLGYDVVASTGKTSAYGLLQALGAARVIDRQELGQGPKRPLDSGLWAGAVDTVGGPTLAALLSQLKRHGSVAACGLAQSHEFTTTVFPFILRGINLLGIDSNTCPQERRRRAWHRLTHDLPKDALHRVTRVIPLSEVPQWSEAMLAGKTQGRLVVDVQT, from the coding sequence ATGCGCGCACTGGTTCTGTATAATGAAAACGGTACGATTCAACCCCGTATCGAAACGCTCCCGGAGGATCGCCTTCCGGAAGGCGATCTGCTGCTGGAAGTGCATTATTCCAGCCTGAATTACAAAGACGCGCTGGCGGTCACGGGCAGGGGAAAAATCATCCGGGGCGAATATCCCTTTGTGCCGGGCATCGACCTGGTGGGCACGGTGCTCGAATCGGAAAATCCGGACATCAAACCCGGACAGACGGTGATCGTGACGGGCTGGGGGATCGGCGAGACGCACTGGGGCGGCTATGCCACGCGGGCCCGGGTTCGTTCCGAGTGGGTGGTGCCGCTGCCGCGTCGCCTGACGCCGCTGGAGGCCATGGCCATCGGCACGGCCGGCTTTACGGCGATGCTTTCGGTGATGGCGCTCGAAGAGCATGGCCTGATCCCGGATCAGGGCGAGGTCGTGGTAACCGGCGCCAGCGGCGGGGTGGGCAGCCTGGCCGTGGCGATTCTGGCGCATCTGGGCTATGACGTGGTCGCTTCGACGGGCAAGACCTCGGCGTATGGCCTGCTGCAGGCGCTGGGCGCTGCCCGGGTGATCGACCGGCAGGAGCTGGGGCAGGGACCGAAGCGTCCGCTCGACTCGGGGCTATGGGCCGGTGCCGTAGATACGGTGGGCGGCCCGACGCTGGCGGCCCTGCTCAGCCAGCTCAAGCGCCACGGCAGTGTGGCCGCCTGTGGGTTGGCTCAGAGCCATGAGTTCACGACTACCGTCTTCCCGTTCATCCTGCGCGGGATCAACCTGCTGGGCATCGACTCGAATACCTGTCCCCAGGAACGGCGCCGCCGCGCCTGGCACCGTCTGACGCATGACCTGCCCAAAGACGCATTGCATCGGGTTACCCGGGTGATTCCGCTCTCCGAGGTGCCGCAGTGGAGCGAAGCCATGCTGGCCGGCAAAACGCAGGGACGGCTGGTGGTGGACGTGCAGACGTAA
- a CDS encoding histidine kinase, whose protein sequence is MKAVNPQASAGSAAEKEPIRSLLNELLAVIQQLQVQLQKVPVEEKTAETLPVVQRLQVADAHWVASLVEIHSAFSGRLLVLEARQPHPDWTRLMQLRREWPLADVPLLVVLQEDNPQVIAEAYQIGADACLVRPVHPAHLLGIALYLLRQGRRRAA, encoded by the coding sequence ATGAAAGCCGTCAACCCGCAGGCATCGGCCGGGAGCGCCGCCGAAAAAGAACCGATTCGGTCGTTGCTGAATGAGTTGCTGGCCGTGATCCAGCAGTTGCAGGTGCAGTTGCAAAAAGTACCTGTTGAGGAAAAAACCGCCGAGACGCTTCCGGTCGTGCAGCGCCTGCAGGTGGCCGATGCACACTGGGTGGCTTCGCTCGTGGAGATCCACAGCGCGTTTTCCGGACGGCTGCTGGTGCTGGAGGCCCGCCAGCCGCACCCGGACTGGACGCGCCTGATGCAGTTGCGTCGGGAGTGGCCGCTGGCGGATGTGCCGCTGCTGGTCGTGCTTCAGGAAGACAACCCGCAGGTGATTGCTGAAGCCTACCAGATAGGCGCCGATGCCTGTCTGGTGCGGCCGGTGCATCCGGCCCATCTGCTCGGCATTGCGCTGTATCTGTTGCGCCAGGGACGCCGCCGCGCGGCGTAA
- a CDS encoding DUF429 domain-containing protein: MPSPAADSLCGLDFGARTAGTTVVVWNGRDGRLHLRACPRQTDADAWLERLLMPRPPRLVAIDAPLSLPRAYCCTDPGDAPDFFFRAADRLAGAMSPLFLGGLTARAIALAHRLRRLGATVLETYPRLVVQRRLPENLQARYRHDDPEAFARDLLPLLPQPCAEPPASWHDVDALLAWWTAWRYAHHQAASLGDPDEGLIWY, encoded by the coding sequence ATGCCCTCGCCTGCCGCCGACAGCCTCTGCGGCCTCGACTTCGGCGCCCGCACCGCCGGCACCACCGTGGTGGTCTGGAACGGCCGCGACGGCCGCCTCCACCTGCGCGCCTGCCCGCGCCAGACCGATGCCGACGCCTGGCTCGAACGCCTGCTAATGCCTCGCCCACCCCGCCTCGTCGCCATCGATGCGCCGCTCAGCCTGCCCCGCGCCTACTGCTGCACGGACCCCGGCGACGCGCCCGACTTCTTCTTCCGTGCGGCCGACCGCCTGGCCGGTGCCATGTCGCCGTTGTTTCTGGGCGGCCTGACCGCCCGCGCCATTGCCCTGGCCCATCGACTTCGCCGCCTCGGCGCCACCGTGCTGGAAACCTACCCCCGCCTCGTGGTGCAACGCCGCCTGCCGGAAAACCTCCAGGCCCGCTACCGCCACGACGACCCGGAGGCCTTCGCCCGCGACCTGCTCCCCCTGCTGCCCCAGCCCTGCGCCGAGCCCCCGGCAAGCTGGCACGACGTGGACGCCCTGCTGGCCTGGTGGACCGCCTGGCGCTACGCCCACCATCAGGCAGCCAGCCTGGGCGACCCGGACGAAGGCCTGATCTGGTACTGA
- a CDS encoding amidohydrolase family protein, which yields MKIWSFLLTLGLLVSSAQAQLAVRADTIYTMAGAPIENGVVLIRDGKIEQVGPAQAIRIPEGYRVLEAVVVTPGLIDAHSVVGLAGILNYDHDQDQLDTSDPIQPELRAIDAYNARERLVEWVRSFGVTTLHTGHGPGAVISGQTMLVKTRGETVEKALIDSVATVAATLGPMVERYFRSPGTRAKAVAMLRAELLKAQAYRRKLQASDPSRRPEPDLGMETLVRVLDGEIPLMITAQQVPEIMAALRLQREFGFRLILDGAAEAYLVLDAIKQAGVPVILHPAMVRPRGETVNATLETAARLHEAGIPFAFQSGFESYVPKTRVVLFEAAMAVANGLPRTAALEALTIQAARILGIADRVGSLEPGKDADLVLFDGDPFEYTTHVCGVIIEGELVHETCQ from the coding sequence ATGAAGATCTGGAGCTTTTTGCTCACGCTGGGCCTGCTGGTTTCCTCGGCCCAGGCGCAGCTGGCCGTCCGGGCCGACACCATCTACACGATGGCCGGCGCTCCGATCGAAAACGGCGTGGTGCTCATTCGTGATGGAAAAATCGAGCAGGTAGGGCCAGCGCAGGCGATTCGCATCCCGGAGGGCTATCGGGTGCTCGAAGCGGTGGTGGTGACGCCGGGGTTGATCGACGCGCACAGCGTGGTGGGGCTGGCCGGCATCCTGAACTACGACCACGATCAGGACCAACTGGACACGTCCGATCCCATCCAGCCGGAACTCAGGGCCATCGATGCCTACAATGCGCGGGAACGGCTGGTCGAATGGGTGCGCAGCTTTGGCGTGACCACGCTGCACACCGGGCACGGCCCGGGTGCGGTCATCAGCGGCCAGACCATGCTGGTCAAAACGCGGGGCGAGACGGTCGAAAAAGCGCTCATCGATTCGGTGGCGACGGTGGCGGCCACGCTGGGACCCATGGTCGAACGCTACTTCCGCAGTCCGGGCACGCGGGCCAAGGCGGTGGCCATGCTCCGGGCCGAGCTGCTCAAGGCACAGGCCTATCGGCGCAAGTTGCAGGCTTCGGACCCGTCGCGGCGACCGGAGCCGGACCTGGGCATGGAAACGCTCGTGCGGGTGCTCGACGGCGAGATCCCGCTGATGATCACGGCGCAGCAGGTGCCCGAGATCATGGCCGCGCTGCGACTGCAGCGGGAATTTGGTTTCCGGTTGATTCTGGACGGTGCCGCCGAAGCCTATCTGGTGCTCGACGCAATCAAGCAGGCTGGCGTCCCTGTCATTCTGCATCCCGCGATGGTTCGGCCGCGCGGCGAGACGGTCAACGCGACGCTGGAAACGGCCGCCCGGCTGCACGAAGCCGGCATTCCCTTCGCCTTCCAGAGTGGTTTTGAAAGCTATGTCCCGAAAACCCGGGTGGTGCTCTTCGAGGCGGCCATGGCTGTGGCGAACGGCCTGCCCCGCACGGCCGCACTGGAGGCGCTGACGATCCAGGCCGCCCGGATTCTGGGGATCGCCGATCGCGTGGGCTCGCTGGAGCCCGGCAAAGACGCCGACCTGGTGCTCTTCGATGGCGATCCCTTCGAGTACACCACGCACGTGTGCGGCGTGATCATCGAGGGTGAACTTGTTCACGAAACCTGTCAGTAA
- a CDS encoding DoxX family protein produces MRSLDDLRTWLDAHRLLGYDLIRMYLGVALFVRGWLFVADSSRIMAFAEGQNLDWFLPMAAVHYVALAHLAGGLMLAVGLLTRLAALAQVPILFVATFFLHLQEGLLSTSQSLELSALVLFLLVVYSIFGAGPYSLDARMLARTPAQRLEAQGA; encoded by the coding sequence ATGAGAAGCCTGGACGATCTTCGCACCTGGCTCGACGCACATCGGCTGCTGGGCTACGATCTGATTCGCATGTACCTGGGCGTGGCGCTTTTCGTGCGCGGCTGGCTGTTCGTGGCCGACTCCTCGCGTATCATGGCCTTCGCCGAGGGGCAGAACCTGGACTGGTTCCTGCCCATGGCAGCCGTCCATTACGTGGCGCTGGCCCATCTGGCCGGCGGGCTGATGCTTGCCGTCGGGCTGCTCACGCGCCTGGCCGCGCTGGCACAGGTGCCCATTCTGTTCGTGGCGACCTTCTTCCTGCACCTGCAGGAAGGATTGCTCTCGACCAGCCAGTCGCTGGAATTGTCGGCGCTGGTGCTGTTTCTGCTGGTGGTCTACAGCATTTTCGGCGCCGGGCCCTACTCGCTCGACGCCCGGATGCTGGCACGGACGCCGGCGCAGCGCCTGGAGGCTCAGGGTGCCTGA
- a CDS encoding M20/M25/M40 family metallo-hydrolase, whose translation MVPRWVRGNEALELRHPYRKKLAVLGLGGSVATPPEGIEAEVLVVRSFDELEARRDEARGRIVVFNVPFTTYGETVRYRVLGAIAAARAGAVASLVRSVTPHSLYTPHTGGMRYEEGVPRIPHAALTVEDAELLQRLQDRGQRPRLWLYMEAQTLPDVPSRNVVAELVGRERPEEIVVVGGHIDSWDVGQGAMDDAGGCVAAWEAVRLLKRLGLRPRRTIRVVLWTNEENGLRGALAYRDRYRDELDRHVLAIETDAGVFKPEGFGFTGSPEALAIVRAVARLLEPIGADRIWEGGGGADISPLMREGVPGMGLRVDGTRYFWYHHTDADTIDKLDPHELNLCIAALAVMAYVIADLPEPLPRAAGG comes from the coding sequence ATGGTGCCGCGCTGGGTGCGGGGCAACGAGGCGCTGGAGCTGCGCCATCCCTATCGGAAGAAACTGGCCGTGCTGGGACTGGGCGGCAGCGTGGCCACGCCACCGGAAGGCATCGAGGCCGAGGTGCTAGTCGTGCGCTCGTTCGACGAACTGGAGGCCCGTCGGGACGAGGCGCGCGGCCGCATCGTCGTCTTCAACGTACCTTTTACCACCTACGGCGAGACGGTGCGTTACCGGGTGCTGGGGGCGATAGCCGCGGCGCGGGCCGGTGCCGTGGCCAGCCTGGTGCGGTCGGTGACGCCGCACTCGCTCTACACGCCGCATACCGGCGGCATGCGCTACGAAGAAGGCGTGCCGCGCATTCCGCACGCCGCGCTGACCGTCGAGGACGCCGAGCTGCTGCAACGCCTGCAGGACCGCGGCCAACGCCCCCGGCTCTGGCTCTACATGGAGGCGCAGACGCTGCCCGACGTGCCGTCGCGCAACGTGGTGGCCGAGCTGGTGGGGCGGGAGCGTCCCGAAGAGATCGTGGTGGTGGGCGGACACATTGACTCCTGGGATGTGGGGCAGGGGGCCATGGACGACGCGGGCGGTTGTGTGGCCGCCTGGGAGGCCGTGCGGCTCCTAAAACGCCTGGGTCTGCGGCCGCGCCGGACCATCCGCGTGGTGCTCTGGACCAACGAGGAGAACGGGCTCCGGGGCGCGCTGGCCTACCGGGATCGCTACCGGGACGAACTGGATCGGCACGTGCTGGCCATTGAAACGGACGCCGGGGTTTTCAAGCCGGAAGGGTTCGGATTTACCGGATCGCCCGAAGCGCTCGCCATCGTTCGGGCCGTCGCCCGGCTGCTGGAGCCCATCGGGGCCGATCGGATCTGGGAAGGAGGTGGCGGCGCCGACATTTCACCACTTATGCGCGAGGGCGTGCCCGGCATGGGGCTTCGTGTGGATGGCACCCGCTACTTCTGGTATCACCACACCGACGCCGACACGATCGACAAGCTGGATCCCCATGAGCTGAACCTGTGCATTGCGGCGCTGGCCGTCATGGCCTACGTGATCGCCGACCTGCCCGAGCCGCTTCCGCGCGCCGCCGGAGGATGA
- the msrB gene encoding peptide-methionine (R)-S-oxide reductase MsrB: protein MAVQKITRTEEEWRRLLTPEQYRILREHGTEPAFTGAYWNHKEPGIYRCAGCGLPLFSSEAKYDSGTGWPSFYAPIDPTHVETSDDYSLGMHRIEVHCAACGGHLGHVFPDGPPPTGLRYCINSAALVFEPADQAP, encoded by the coding sequence ATGGCCGTTCAGAAGATCACGCGCACCGAAGAAGAATGGCGGCGGCTTTTGACGCCGGAGCAGTACCGCATTCTCCGGGAGCACGGCACCGAGCCGGCCTTCACCGGCGCATACTGGAATCATAAAGAGCCAGGCATTTACCGGTGTGCCGGGTGCGGATTGCCACTGTTTTCGTCGGAGGCAAAGTACGACTCCGGCACCGGTTGGCCGAGCTTTTACGCACCGATCGACCCGACGCACGTGGAGACGTCGGACGACTACAGCCTGGGCATGCATCGGATCGAAGTGCATTGCGCCGCCTGTGGCGGCCACCTCGGGCATGTATTTCCCGACGGCCCGCCGCCCACGGGCCTGCGCTACTGCATCAACTCGGCGGCACTGGTCTTCGAGCCGGCCGATCAGGCACCCTGA